The following proteins come from a genomic window of Anaerobutyricum hallii:
- a CDS encoding DEAD/DEAH box helicase family protein has translation MDQTHEPDQGTGRGAGDSGDYLQLSLFPTEEEQLGEIRKAAAALEQPAAFLISDEVVNDILRTGSGQKNTLFHITARLIEGLDNEEMRSFLKDEYGTGGKGFTIDGQKISIWYDNDGIRIRRGDSARRNFDRMVTWEEAANRIRDMYEDGNYVDNLISNNAIEQEQEEMTNLLALHFRDTCRNWEKKQSYSDWQDVVSGAWTDQEEADAIVYRFEWLQKYMDENPGDYHRWEIQHNPEYFQRFQDLQRERSWVDQKFTVERPALSFITQDEIDAVLRRGGITAGGRNRIYEYFMEHHDMKDAAEFLKNEYGTGGSSPGIPGADASDASHDAKGLKLAKGKIGSPEVEVLLKWNKVAERVRQLIRTDDYLSPEEMEKYEERQEAQRLADLEEAQQMLGEQLEQDTLTAEDITDLRLVDSEYMSGTRTKIHDFDCKVKGEANRLQYTLEYHDDGEGFTIHTEKDDIWNRMSTQELERLDVKLGQEVLYYHYHNKTVNADTLDELREIREEIMEEESSYFTAISQRVWTDYEKKEKELSGEAEVSEEKESLEEINGIAEPIPATNFRITDDELGQGTPKEKFRANIMAIQLLKKCEDENRNATSEEQKILSRYVGWGGLADAFDETKAAWETEYLELKTVLTPEEYAAARASTLNAHYTQPIVIESMYQVLENLGFTKGNILEPSMGVGNFFGMLPENLNQSKLYGVELDSISGRIAKLLYPDANIQIKGFEKTDYPNDFFDVAIGNVPFGAYKVNDRQYDRYNFMIHDYFLAKTIDQLRPGGVAALITTKGTMDKASPEVRKYLAERADLLGAIRLPNTAFKANAGTEVSADILFFQKRESLTKEMPEWINLDSDVNGITVNQYFVQHPEMILGEMKEVSGPYGMETTCAPMEGADLELQLQEAVKQIKGSMVPAVDVETELDEMPESIPADPNVRNYSYTVVDDQVYYRVNSLMNQVKMPAATAERVKGMVAIRDTVRELIAMQMEEFVTDEEIQKQQEKLNQVYDTYTAKYGVIGSNANKRAFSDDSSYCLLCSLEDLNEDGTLKRKADMFTKRTIKKAVAVTSVETATEALALSLNERAKVDLPYMAQLTGKTEEKITEELVGVIFKNPLTDQWESGDEYLSGNVRDKLNTARTFAENHPEFTSNVRALEAVQPRDLEASEIEVRIGATWIEPSDYQDFMQETLHTPWYLLQKEIQVKFSEVNGEWRITGKNADSPQNAFAYATYGTERANAYKILEDTLNLKDVRIYDKSVNENGDEIRVLNKKETMLASQKQDAMKAAFKDWIFKDQQRRERLVKVYNERFNSIRPREYDGSHLTFPGMNPEIELRPHQKNAVAHQLYGDNVLLAHVVGAGKTYEMVAAAMESKRLGLSQKNLFVVPNHLTEQWGAEFLQLYPGANILVATKKDFEPANRKKFCARIAMGNYDAIIIGHSQFERIPISDERQEAMLRKQIDDLEMAIQSARYEQDGGHYTVKQIEKTRKTLQTRLEKLNQKEKKDQVVTFEELGVDHLYVDEAHSYKNAFLYTKMRNVAGIAQNEAQKSADMFNKCQYLDEITGGKGITFATGTPISNSMTELYVMQRYLQNSKLQNMGLGLFDSWASTFGEVVTSIELAPEGTGYRAKSRFARFYNIPELMNMFKEIADIKTSDQLKLPVPEVEYETVVLKPTEQQKEIVESLGERAEVVRNGGVDASVDNMLKITNDGRKLALDQRLVNELLPDNPESKIAVCAEKSYEIWKDTAAQKSAQLIFCDLSTPKGDGSFNVYDDLKQKLIEKGVPEKEIAFIHDANTEAKKTELFGKVKSGQVRFMIGSTAKMGAGTNVQDRLIALHHLDIGWKPSDLEQREGRIIRQGNHNKKIHIFRYVTESTFDSYMWQLIENKQKFISQIMTSKAPVRSCEDVDEAALSYAEVKALATGNPAVKEKMALDVDVAKLKLLKANHMNNQYRLEDDIARNFPQQIAKLMEIIDSYKADIAHFSEHKITDPEQFSMEISGKVFTEKKEAGAALLAVCKDIKSVDAAMDIGSYQGFNMRIQFDSWSKEFILSVKHESVAKVRLGADALGNIIRINNLLESYPEKLAEAEQRLETVQEQMTNAKEEVGKPFPKEEELNQKLERLSELNALLNMNEREDTETEQSESKEKEERPARGSIHEKLQIYKEKSQRESETGKETRKRDFGLE, from the coding sequence ATGAATATGGAACTGGTGGCAAAGGATTTACCATAGATGGTCAGAAAATCAGTATCTGGTATGACAATGATGGTATCCGTATCCGGCGAGGGGACTCTGCCAGAAGAAACTTTGACCGCATGGTTACGTGGGAAGAAGCAGCGAACAGAATTCGGGATATGTATGAGGATGGAAATTACGTGGATAATTTGATTTCCAATAATGCCATTGAACAGGAGCAGGAAGAAATGACCAATCTTCTTGCACTTCATTTTCGGGATACTTGCAGAAACTGGGAAAAGAAACAATCATATTCAGACTGGCAGGATGTAGTGAGTGGAGCATGGACAGATCAAGAGGAAGCAGATGCGATTGTCTATCGTTTTGAATGGCTGCAGAAATATATGGATGAGAATCCGGGAGATTATCACCGCTGGGAGATTCAGCATAATCCGGAATATTTCCAACGCTTTCAGGATCTTCAGAGGGAGCGTTCCTGGGTAGACCAGAAATTTACGGTCGAACGTCCGGCACTATCCTTTATCACTCAGGATGAAATTGACGCAGTGTTAAGAAGAGGCGGCATTACTGCAGGAGGACGTAACCGAATCTATGAGTATTTCATGGAACATCATGATATGAAAGATGCAGCTGAATTCCTGAAAAATGAGTATGGAACAGGTGGTTCCTCACCCGGAATACCAGGAGCAGATGCTTCCGACGCATCCCATGATGCAAAAGGATTAAAACTTGCAAAAGGGAAAATTGGCAGTCCAGAGGTAGAAGTTTTATTAAAGTGGAACAAGGTTGCAGAACGTGTTCGCCAGTTAATCCGCACAGATGATTATTTGTCACCGGAAGAAATGGAAAAGTACGAAGAACGACAGGAAGCACAAAGACTGGCAGATTTGGAAGAAGCACAGCAGATGTTAGGAGAACAGCTGGAGCAGGATACTTTGACAGCGGAAGATATAACTGATTTGCGATTAGTTGATTCAGAATATATGTCTGGTACCAGAACAAAAATCCACGATTTTGATTGCAAAGTTAAGGGAGAAGCGAATCGACTTCAATACACATTAGAATATCATGATGATGGAGAAGGTTTCACGATTCATACGGAAAAAGATGATATTTGGAATCGAATGTCAACACAAGAATTGGAACGTCTGGATGTAAAACTCGGACAAGAAGTACTTTATTATCATTATCACAACAAAACTGTAAATGCGGATACTTTAGATGAATTACGGGAAATCAGGGAAGAAATTATGGAGGAAGAGTCCTCGTATTTTACTGCTATTTCTCAACGTGTGTGGACAGATTATGAAAAAAAGGAAAAAGAATTATCGGGAGAAGCTGAGGTATCGGAAGAAAAAGAATCTTTGGAAGAGATTAACGGAATAGCAGAACCGATTCCAGCAACGAACTTCCGCATCACAGATGATGAACTTGGACAGGGAACACCGAAGGAGAAATTCCGAGCCAATATCATGGCTATCCAGTTGTTAAAGAAATGTGAGGATGAGAACCGCAATGCGACATCAGAGGAACAGAAAATCTTATCCAGGTACGTCGGCTGGGGAGGTCTTGCAGATGCATTTGATGAGACAAAAGCTGCATGGGAGACAGAATATCTGGAATTAAAGACGGTTCTTACACCAGAGGAATATGCTGCAGCCAGAGCTTCCACCTTAAATGCTCATTATACACAGCCGATTGTGATTGAAAGTATGTATCAGGTGTTGGAGAATCTGGGATTTACAAAAGGAAATATCCTGGAGCCATCTATGGGAGTCGGGAACTTCTTTGGAATGCTTCCAGAGAATCTAAATCAGTCCAAACTCTATGGTGTGGAACTGGACAGTATCAGCGGTAGAATTGCAAAGCTACTCTATCCAGATGCCAATATTCAGATCAAAGGTTTTGAGAAGACAGATTATCCTAATGATTTTTTTGATGTGGCGATTGGAAATGTGCCATTTGGTGCATACAAGGTCAATGACCGTCAGTATGATCGCTACAATTTCATGATCCATGATTACTTTCTCGCCAAGACGATAGATCAGTTACGTCCAGGTGGCGTGGCGGCACTGATCACAACAAAGGGAACTATGGATAAGGCGTCACCGGAAGTCCGGAAATATCTGGCAGAGCGGGCAGATCTGTTGGGAGCAATCCGACTGCCGAACACAGCTTTTAAGGCAAATGCGGGAACAGAAGTCAGTGCTGATATCTTGTTTTTCCAAAAGAGGGAAAGCCTTACGAAAGAAATGCCGGAATGGATAAATCTGGATAGTGATGTCAATGGAATTACGGTCAATCAGTATTTTGTTCAGCATCCGGAAATGATTCTGGGTGAGATGAAAGAAGTGTCCGGTCCGTATGGTATGGAAACAACCTGTGCTCCAATGGAAGGAGCTGATTTGGAATTACAGTTACAAGAAGCTGTGAAACAAATTAAGGGAAGCATGGTACCGGCAGTAGATGTGGAAACAGAACTGGATGAGATGCCAGAGAGTATTCCGGCTGATCCGAATGTTAGAAATTACAGCTATACGGTGGTAGATGATCAGGTATATTATCGTGTCAACTCTTTGATGAATCAGGTGAAAATGCCTGCAGCCACTGCAGAACGTGTAAAAGGCATGGTTGCAATCCGTGATACCGTTCGTGAGCTGATCGCCATGCAGATGGAAGAATTTGTCACAGACGAAGAAATCCAAAAACAGCAGGAAAAACTGAATCAGGTGTATGATACCTACACAGCAAAGTATGGAGTTATTGGAAGTAATGCTAATAAACGGGCATTTTCTGATGACTCTTCTTATTGTCTGCTGTGTTCCCTGGAAGACTTGAATGAAGATGGAACATTGAAGCGGAAAGCGGACATGTTCACCAAACGAACCATCAAAAAGGCGGTTGCTGTGACAAGTGTGGAGACAGCCACAGAAGCACTTGCTCTGTCTTTAAATGAAAGGGCTAAAGTAGATCTCCCATATATGGCACAGCTGACCGGAAAGACCGAAGAGAAAATTACAGAAGAGCTGGTTGGAGTTATCTTCAAAAATCCACTGACAGACCAGTGGGAAAGCGGAGATGAATATCTCTCCGGAAATGTTAGGGATAAATTAAATACTGCGAGAACTTTTGCAGAGAATCATCCGGAATTCACATCGAATGTGCGTGCACTAGAGGCAGTTCAGCCGAGAGATCTGGAAGCATCGGAGATTGAAGTGCGTATTGGAGCTACCTGGATTGAACCTTCGGATTATCAGGATTTTATGCAAGAAACATTGCATACACCATGGTATCTGCTTCAGAAAGAAATACAGGTGAAATTCTCTGAGGTAAATGGTGAGTGGAGGATTACAGGAAAGAATGCCGACAGTCCCCAAAATGCGTTTGCCTATGCAACGTATGGAACTGAGAGAGCAAATGCCTATAAGATTCTGGAAGATACCCTGAACCTGAAAGATGTACGCATCTATGATAAGAGTGTCAATGAAAATGGTGATGAGATCCGTGTCCTTAATAAGAAAGAAACCATGCTGGCATCACAGAAGCAGGATGCCATGAAAGCAGCATTTAAGGACTGGATTTTTAAAGACCAGCAGAGACGTGAACGACTGGTAAAGGTGTACAATGAACGATTTAATAGCATCCGTCCCCGTGAATATGATGGCAGTCATTTGACTTTCCCAGGAATGAATCCGGAAATAGAACTTCGTCCGCACCAGAAAAATGCAGTTGCACACCAGCTTTACGGAGACAATGTACTTCTGGCACATGTAGTAGGAGCTGGGAAGACCTACGAAATGGTAGCGGCGGCAATGGAAAGTAAAAGACTGGGATTATCACAGAAGAATCTCTTTGTCGTGCCAAACCATTTGACGGAGCAGTGGGGTGCAGAATTCCTACAGTTATATCCGGGAGCCAATATCCTGGTTGCAACCAAGAAAGATTTTGAACCAGCAAACCGAAAGAAGTTCTGTGCCCGGATCGCTATGGGAAATTATGATGCTATTATCATTGGACATTCCCAGTTTGAGCGTATTCCAATCTCTGATGAACGTCAGGAAGCCATGTTACGGAAGCAGATTGATGATCTGGAAATGGCAATTCAGAGTGCAAGGTATGAACAGGATGGCGGACATTATACCGTCAAACAGATTGAAAAGACCAGAAAGACACTGCAGACAAGGCTGGAAAAACTGAATCAGAAAGAGAAAAAAGATCAGGTAGTTACGTTTGAAGAACTGGGAGTGGATCACTTGTATGTAGATGAAGCACACAGCTATAAAAATGCGTTTCTTTATACAAAAATGAGAAATGTAGCCGGGATTGCACAGAACGAAGCACAGAAGTCGGCAGATATGTTCAATAAATGTCAGTATCTGGACGAGATTACCGGAGGAAAAGGCATTACTTTTGCTACAGGCACACCAATCAGTAACAGCATGACGGAATTATATGTTATGCAGCGGTATCTGCAGAACAGTAAATTACAAAATATGGGACTTGGACTGTTTGATTCCTGGGCTTCTACCTTTGGAGAAGTTGTCACGAGCATCGAACTTGCACCGGAAGGAACTGGATATCGAGCAAAATCAAGATTCGCCAGATTCTATAATATCCCAGAACTGATGAATATGTTTAAGGAGATTGCAGATATCAAGACTTCCGATCAATTAAAGCTTCCAGTGCCGGAAGTGGAATATGAAACAGTGGTGTTGAAACCAACGGAACAGCAGAAAGAAATCGTAGAAAGTCTGGGAGAACGTGCAGAAGTTGTCAGAAACGGCGGGGTAGATGCCTCGGTTGATAATATGCTGAAAATTACCAATGATGGAAGAAAGTTAGCATTGGATCAGCGTTTGGTGAATGAATTATTGCCAGATAATCCGGAAAGCAAAATAGCAGTCTGTGCAGAGAAAAGCTATGAAATCTGGAAAGATACAGCAGCACAGAAATCAGCACAGTTGATTTTCTGTGATTTGAGCACACCGAAAGGCGATGGCAGTTTCAATGTTTATGATGATTTGAAGCAGAAACTGATAGAGAAAGGTGTACCGGAAAAAGAGATTGCGTTTATTCATGATGCAAATACAGAAGCAAAAAAGACGGAGCTGTTTGGGAAAGTGAAATCCGGACAGGTTCGTTTTATGATTGGCTCAACAGCAAAGATGGGTGCAGGAACCAATGTGCAGGATCGTTTGATTGCCCTGCATCATCTGGATATTGGTTGGAAACCATCTGACTTGGAACAGAGGGAAGGACGTATTATCCGTCAGGGAAACCATAATAAAAAGATTCATATCTTCCGGTATGTAACTGAATCCACATTTGACAGCTACATGTGGCAGTTGATCGAAAACAAGCAGAAGTTTATTTCCCAGATCATGACCAGCAAAGCACCGGTCAGAAGCTGCGAAGATGTGGACGAAGCGGCACTGTCCTATGCAGAGGTCAAAGCACTGGCAACCGGAAATCCAGCAGTAAAAGAGAAGATGGCATTGGATGTGGATGTGGCGAAATTAAAGCTTTTAAAAGCGAACCACATGAATAACCAATACCGACTGGAAGATGATATTGCAAGGAATTTTCCGCAACAGATTGCAAAACTGATGGAGATCATTGACAGCTATAAGGCAGATATCGCTCATTTTTCTGAGCATAAAATTACAGATCCAGAGCAGTTTTCTATGGAAATCAGTGGCAAAGTGTTCACAGAAAAGAAAGAGGCAGGAGCGGCTCTTCTGGCGGTCTGCAAAGACATTAAGTCTGTAGATGCAGCTATGGACATTGGAAGTTATCAGGGATTTAACATGAGAATCCAATTCGACAGCTGGAGCAAAGAGTTTATCCTGTCTGTAAAGCATGAATCGGTAGCTAAAGTTCGGTTGGGAGCCGATGCCCTGGGAAATATCATTCGTATCAATAATCTTTTAGAAAGTTATCCGGAAAAACTGGCAGAAGCAGAACAACGGCTGGAAACGGTACAGGAGCAGATGACAAATGCCAAAGAGGAAGTCGGGAAGCCATTTCCAAAAGAAGAGGAGTTGAACCAGAAACTGGAGCGACTGTCAGAGTTAAATGCACTTCTCAATATGAATGAGCGGGAAGATACAGAAACAGAGCAGTCGGAATCAAAAGAGAAAGAAGAAAGACCGGCACGAGGTTCTATTCATGAGAAACTGCAGATTTATAAAGAAAAGAGTCAGCGGGAAAGTGAAACTGGCAAGGAAACCAGAAAACGGGACTTCGGTCTGGAATAA